One Sphingomonas kaistensis genomic window, GATGAACGTCCCCGACCCTTGCGGTCCTTTTCGACCTCGGTGCGGCTTACCATGGCGATATCCTGCGCACGAAGAAAATCGGGCGTGCCCTGGGGAATGCCCTTCAAGGCTCGCTCGGCGCTGGCCAACGCAAGCTTGGGCTCGCCCTCCAGACTGTAGCGTTCGGCGGTCGCCAGCGCGGCGCGGGGCATGTCGCCCTTGCGGTCATAGATGACGCCGAGCTGATACCAGGCGAACGGTTGCTCGTTGTCGCGCCCGATCGAGGCGCGAAGCACCTTTTCGGCCTCGGGCAGATTATCGTTCTTCTCGGTCGCGAGCAGCGCATGGCCGAGCATCGCCTGAATCATCGGCTGGTCGGGCGCCTTGGCGACCGACTGGCGCAGCGGCTCGAGCGCTTCGGTCGGCTTGCCGCTTTCGAGCAGGATCTGGCCTTTAAGCTCAAGATAGAAGGGGTCCTGCGGCGCGGTCGCCAGCAGCGCGTCGGCTTCCTTGAGCGCTGAATCGCGGTCGCCCATCCGGTGATAGGCATAAGCGCGGGCATAATGCGCCGGAACGCTCTGATTGCTTGGCGGATAGGTGCGCAGCACCGCTTCCTTGTCGCTGATATAGCCGATCAGCTTGGCCCGTACGCGCTGGAACCGGGCTTCGAGCGCCGGGTCGGTCGGGCGAGCCCAGGCCGGGTCTTTCTTATAGAGGTCGGTCAGCGTCGCCACGCGCTCGCTGCTCAGCGGGTGAGTGCGGTTGTAGCTGTCGGTGGCATAGACCGCGAGGCGATATTCCTGATTCTGCAATTTCTTGAAGAACTGGATCGAGCCCTGGCCCGACACTCCCGCCTTGCTGAGGTAGGAGACGCCGGCCAGGTCGGCGCTGGTTTCCTGCGCGCGGGTGAAGGCGAGGAATTGGCCCATCGCCATCTGCTGGCCCAGCGCCATCGCGCCCATGCCCGCTTCGCCCGCGCCCGCCGCCATCGCCAGCCCGCCGAGCACCAAGCTCAAGATGCTGATGCCGGTCGCCTGCTTTGCTCCTTCGCCCGAACGGATGACGTGGCCGCCGGCGACGTGGCCAAGCTCGTGGGCGATGACGCCCTGTACCTGATTGGCATTGTCGGCCTGGGTGAGGAGGCCGGTGTGAATATAAACGACCTGTCCGCCCGCGACGAACGCGTTGATCTCCGGATCGTTGATCAGGACGATCTTGACGTTCTTGGGATCGAGCTGCGCGGCTTCGATAAGCGGCTTGGACATGTCGGCGAAAAGCTTTTCGGTCTCGCTGTCGCGAAGGATCGACTGGGCCGCCGCAGGCTGGGCCGCGGCCATCCCAAGGGCGAGGAAAAGCATCAGCCGGGCGCTGAGCGGGGTCACGCGTCGCATGGGTGGGACCACTCTGCCACGGCGGCTGAACGGGGGGTGACTGTTGCCCGCGGACTGGCGTAAAGGCATGTCCTTTCCTGACACAAACTTCGAGCGATTGCCAAAGCCTTGAGCCTGTTTGCCACCTTCACCGACCACTTGAACCGCATCCTCGACGAACTGACCGCCGCCGGGTCGCTCCCCGCTGACCTGCCGCGCGGTAACATCACCGTCGAGCCGCCGCGCGATGCCAGCCATGGCGATCTATCGACCAACGCGGCGATGGTGCTGGCCAAGCCCGCCCAGACCAATCCGCGCGCACTTGCCGGGCTGCTGGTGCCGGCGCTGCAAGCGATTCCGGGCGTCGCCGAGGTGCAGATCGCGGGCCCCGGCTTCATCAATATCAAGCTGGCGGACGATGTCTGGCGCGAGGAACTGCGCCGGATCGCGGCGGAGGGCGCCGATTATGGTCTGAGCGACATTGGCAAGGGCCGCCGGGTCAATGTCGAATATGTCTCGGCCAACCCGACCGGACCGATGCACATGGGCCATTGCCGCGGCGCGGTGGTGGGCGACGCCCTGTCCCGCCTCCTCGCCGCCGCCGGTTTTGCGGTGACCAAGGAGTATTACGTCAACGACGCCGGCAGCCAGGTCGATACGCTCGCCCGCTCCGCGCACCTGCGTTACCGCGAGGCACTCGGCGAAGCGATCGGGGACATTCCCGAGGGTCTTTATCCGGGCGACTATCTGAAGCCGGTCGGCGCGCTGCTGGCGGCCGAATATGGCGACCGGATGGTGTCGGCGCCCGAGGCCGAATGGCTGCCCGCGTTCCGCGAGAAGACGGTGGCGGCGATGCTCGATCTCATCCGCCACGACCTGTCGCTGCTCGGCGTCCATCACGATCTATTCTCCTCCGAAGCCGAAGTGGTCGCATCGGGCGCCGCCGAGCGCGCGATGGAATCGCTTCGTGCACGCGACCTGGTCTACGAAGGCGTGCTCGAAGCGCCCAAGGGCAAGGCGCCCGAGGATTGGGAGCCGGTCGAGCTGACCCTGTTTCGCTCGACCAACTTTGGCGACGATCAGGACCGCCCGATGAAGAAGTCGGACGGCAGCTGGACCTATTTCGGCGTCGATACCGCTTATCACCTCCAGAAGCTTGAACGCTCGGACGAGCTGATCAACATCTGGGGCGCCGACCATTCGGGCACGGTGAAGCGCACTCAGGCAGCGGTCGCCGCGCTGGCCGGGCGCGACGTGCTCGACGTCAAGCTGGTGCAGATGGTCCAGCTGCTGCGCGCCGGCGAACCGGTGAAGATGAGCAAGCGGGCCGGCAATTTCGTCACGCTGGCCGACGTGGTGCGCGAAGTCGGTAAGGACGTGGTCCGCTTCATCATGCTGACCAAGCGTCCGGACACCATGCTCGACTTCGACTTCGCCAAAGTGGTCGAGGCGTCCAAGGACAATCCGGTCTTCTATGTGCAATACGCCCATGCCCGCATTTCGAGCCTGAAGCGCAAGGCCGCCGAAGCAGGGCTCGCAGCGGGCGAGGCCGACCTGTCGCTGCTCGACGCCGAGGAACTGGCGCTGGTCCGGCATGCCAGCCAGTATCCGCGCGTGGTCGAAGCGGCGGCGCTGGCGCATGAGCCGCACCGGATCGCCTTCTATGTCTACGACCTCGCCGCCGCCTTCCATGCCTTGTGGAACCGCGGCAACGACGATCCCTCGCGCCGCTTCCTCATCGAAGGGGAGCCACAGCTCAGCGCGGCGCGGCTGGCGCTTGCCTCGGCGGTGGCGCAGGTGATCGGCAATGGCCTTGCCTTGATGGGTGTCGAGGCGGCCGAGGAGATGCGCTGAACGATGGCCACCCCGACCGAGCGCCTTTCCTGGCGGCATGATGAACCGCCTGCCCCGGCGGCGGCGATCGTGCAGCCGGGCAAAGGCGGGTCGATGTGGCCGTGGTATCTACTGCTGCTGCTACTCGTCGCGGCGGTGGGGGCGGGCGCATGGTGGCTGAGTACCGGCAAGGAAGCGCCCCCGCCGCAGCTTCCGGCCGAGGAATCCCTGCCGATCCCGGTCAGTCAGGCACCGACCTCCGAGCCTCCGATGGCGCCGGAGATGCCGGTCAATGAGGCCGTGCCAGAGATAGACGCGCCACCGCCCGCCGCCGTTACAAATGCACCGCCGGTCGCCCGCGCGCCCGAGCGCCGCCCCTCGGCGAGGGCGTCTTCCGCCGGCACTGCCGACGGCAACTCTAGCCGCACCATCTTCCCCGCCGACGATGCCGCGCCTGCCCCGTCGGTTCAAAGCCCCGGTCTGACGGCCGCATACAACCCCCGCCCCTACAGCGGCCGCGTGGTGCAGCTCGGCGCGTTTCCGACCCGCAAGCAGGCCGAGGACGAGTGGAAGCGCGTCACGCGTCGCTATCCGTATCTCACCACCAAAACAAAGATGGTGAATACGGTGGACGTCGTCGGACTCGGCACGAGACGACCGACACGAATGTACCGCCTGCAGCTCGGCACCTCTTCGCAAGCCCAGTCGGTTGTCATATGCCAACAACTGGAGCGGGCGGGTCTTTCTTGCGTGGTGGTGTACTGATGGCGACTAGGGGTGGTGGAATGTCGGGCGAGCCGCTGCCGTGGCTCGAACCGGTCGAGGACGAGGACGAGCCGCCTGCGCTTTCCGCGCGCAAGATGGGCGCCGCGATCCTGGTCGTGCTGCTCGCCGCGGCGCTGATCGCGGGCACTTTGTACTGGCTCGGCCGCAACAACGCATCCGAAGGCACCGGCGCACCCGAATTAATCAAGGCCGAGCCCGGCCCGGTCAAGATAAAGCCCGACAATCCCGGCGGGATCGACGTCGCCGGCGACAGCGAAACCGCTTTCGCCACCGGGGCTGGCGAAAAGGTCGATGGCCAGCTCGATCTCGACGCCGTGCCCGAGGAAGCGATCGCCCGGCCACAACCCAAGCCGCCGGCGGCTCCCGCCGCGGAACAGGCGCCGGCTGCGAAAGAGCCGGCCGCGCCGCCGCCTGCGCCGGCGGCCGCCAATCAGGTCCAGCTCGGCTTTTATGGCTCGGCCAGCGAGGCCGAAGCGGCGTGGAAGACGCTGTCGGGCCGCTTTCCGGTAATCGCGGGTTCCGGCAAGATCGTGGTTCCCTACCAGTCGGGCCAGCGCCTTCGCGCCGGGTTCGGCAGCGCGGCCGAGGCGCGTGCCGCCTGTCAGTTGCTCAAGGCCGCTGGCGACGCCTGCTTCGTGGTGCGCTGAGACCATGCAGGCAGCGATCTACGGGCTATCGGGCCTCGCCCTCACCGCCGATGAGCGGGCGTTCTTCCTCGATATCGATCCCGCGGGCTATATCCTGTTCGCGCGCAACTGCGGCGATCCCGACCAGCTGAAAGCGCTGACCGCCGCGCTGCGCGATCTTCACGGACGCGAGGACCTGCCGATCCTGATCGATCAGGAAGGCGGGCGCGTGATGCGGATGAAGCCGCCGGCCTGGCCGCCGCTTCCCGCCGGCGGGGCGTTCGAGAAGCTTTATCGGACCGCGCCGTCCTCGGCGATCGAGGCGGCACGGATGAACGCCCGCGCCATCGGCCTGCTGCTTGCCGCGCACGGCATCAACGTCAATTGCGCCCCCATGCTCGACGTGCGCCAGCCCGACGCCGACCAGATCATGGGCGATCGCGCTTATGGCACCGAACCGATGCAGGTGGCCGCGATCGGCCGCGCGGTGCTCGACGGCCTGTCGTCGGCGGGCGTGGTCGGGGTGGTCAAGCACATCCCCGGCCACGGCCGCGCCACGGTCGACAGCCACAAGGAACTGCCGCGCGTCGGCGCCTCCGCCGAAGAATTGGACATCGATCTCGAGCCCTTCGAAACCTTGCGCGAGGCGCCGATGGGAATGGTCGCGCATATCTTGTTCGAAGCGTGGGACCGCGAGCATCCGTCCAGCCAGTCGCCTTTCATCATCGACGAGATCATCCGCAAGCGTATCGCCTTTCCCGGCCTGCTGATGACCGACGACATCGGAATGGAAGCGCTGGCGGGGTCGGCCGGCGAACGCTCGGCCGCCGCCATCGCCGCGGGCTGCGATCTTACCCTGCATTGTAGCGGCAAGTTCGACGAGATGCTCGATGTCGCCGCGCATGTCGGCGCGATGACCACCGACGCCGAAGGTCGTCTCGCCCGGGCGATGGCCGGCGCCATGCTCGGTGCCTCGGAGGGACCGGACTTCGCCGAGGCGGCGGCGGTGCGCGACGAACTTCTGGCACTCGCCTGACCCCACGCGCCATGTCGCTCCTCCCCGAACCGCAGGAGGATGTGCTCCAGCTCCACCTCGAAGGGTTCGAAGGACCGCTCGACCTGCTGCTGACCCTCGCGCGGACGCAAAAGGTCGATCTTCATCAGATTTCGATCCTCACGCTCGTCGAGCAATATCTCGACTATCTGGAAAACGCCCGCGCGCTGCGGCTCGAGATCGCCGCCGACCATCTCGTCATGGCCGCGTGGCTGGCTTATCTTAAAAGCTGCCTGCTGCTGCCCAAGGATCCGACCCAGGACCCGAGCCCGGAGGAATTGGCAACCCTGCTCCAGCTTCGTCTCCAGCGGCTCGACGCGATGCGCGACGCAGGGGCTCGGCTGATGGGCCGCGACCGCCTCGGCCGCGACGTCTTTGCGCGTGGAGCGCCCGAAGGCCTGCGCCAGGTTCGCAAGTCGAAATGGGAAGTTTCGCTGTTCGAACTTGCTGCCGCCTACGGCCAGCTCCGCGCCCGCTCGGCCCCGGTCATGCACGTCGTCGCCCGCCGGGCGGTGGTGACGCTGGAAGATGCGATCGAGCGGGTGTCCGGGCTGATCGGCACCGCCATCGACTGGACCGAGCTTCAACGCTTTCTGGAGCCGACCACCGATCCCGACCGGGCCCGCTCGTCGCTCGCCTCTTCGTTCGTCGCCGCGCTTGAACTGGCGCGGCAGGGGAGGGTGGATCTGCGGCAGGCCGAACCTTTTGCCCGGCTCGAATTGAGGATGGCCTGCAAATGAGCGACGCCGCTTACACACGGGCGGTCGAAGCCGTGCTGTTCGCGGCCGCCGAACCCCTTCGCGAACAGGACATCCTCGCGCACGCCGGGGAAGGCGATCTTTCCGCGGCTTTTGCCGCGTTACAGGAGCTGTACGCCGACCGCGGCGTCCATCTGGTGTCGCGCGGCGACCGCTGGCATTTTGAGACCGCGCCCGATCTGGCCCACCTCCTCAGGCGAACCCGCGAAGAACCGCGCCGTCTCGGCCGCGCCGCGACCGAGACGCTCAGCATCATCGCCTATCACGAACCCGTCAGTCGCGCCGAGATCGAGGCGATCCGCGGGGTGCAGACGTCCAAGGGGACGCTCGACGTCCTGATGGAAGCAGGATGGATCCGCCCTGCCGGCCGCCGCGAGGGTCCCGGCCGGCCCTTGCTCTACGCCACCACCGCCGATTTTCTGACCCACTTCGGCCTTGGCAGCCGCCGCGATCTGCCGGGGATCGACGATCTGCGGGCGGCGGGGCTGCTCGACCCGATGCCTGCGCTGCAACTGGTAAGTGACGAGCAAGACGCCTAGATAGCAGGACACGGTAACGGAGTATTTGATTCCATGGGCGGTTTTAGCCTCATTCACTGGCTCATTCTCGGGGTCGTTATTCTGCTTCTGTTCGGCGGCAATCGCTTTTCCACCATGATGGGCGACGTCGCGAAAGGCCTGAAGAGCTTCAAGCACGGCATGGCCGACGACGAGGAAGACGAGCGTCGCCGCAAGGCCGAAGAAGCGCGCCGTCTGGGCTCGACCGACCGGCCGATCGATGTCACGCCGCACCCGCGGGCAGCCGATCCCGTGGCGCCTCCGCCGCCGTCCGACACCCTCCCGCGCTGATCTCGTCGCCGCATGTTCGGCGTCGATTCGACGGAGCTTTTGATCATCGCTCTTGCGGCGCTGATCTTCATCGGACCCAAGGAACTGCCGACCGCGATGCGGACGGTCGGCCGCTGGGTCGGTCGCGCCCGCGCCCATGCGCGCCATTTCACCGCCGGCATTGAGAACATGATGCGCGAAGCCGAGCTTGAGGAAATGGAAAAGCGCTGGCGCGACGAGAATGAGCGGATAATGCGCGATCATCCCGTTGCGGCCCCGTACGTCGGGGCGCCGGACGCGCTTGGCGCACCAGTGACCGAGACGCCGCCGCTTGCCACCGAGCCCAGCCATGCTCCGCCCGAGGCGACCATGGACGACGAGCCCGGCCTACCGCTCCCCGATCCCGAGACTCACAAGCGCGAATTGCCGTGAGGGACCTCGACGACTCCAAGGCGCCGCTGTTCGAGCATCTGGTCGAACTGCGCAAACGACTGCTGATCTGCATCGCGGTGATCGTGGTGGCGTTTTTCGCCTGCTATTATTTCGCCAGGCCGATCTTCGCTTTCCTGGTCCAGCCGCTGAAGGACGCCGGCCAGGACCGGGTCATCTATACCGACGTGTTCGAAGCCTTCTGGGTCCAAGTGAAGGTGGCGCTGTTCGCCGCGCTGATGATCTGCTTCCCGGTGATCGCCACCCAGATCTGGCGGTTCGTTGCCCCCGGCCTTTACGCTCGCGAGAAACGGGCGGTGTTGCCGTTTCTTCTGATGACTCCGATCTTCTTCGGCGGCGGCGCGGCCTTCGCTTATTATCTCGCCATGCCCTGGGCGCTGCACTTCCTGCTCGGTTTTGAGGGAGACATCGGCGGGGTCAGCCAGGAAGCCTTGCCGGGGGTCGGCAATTATCTGTCGTTCGTGACCCGCTTCCTGTTCGGCTTTGGGGTCGCCTTCCTGCTGCCGATCCTGCTGATGCTGCTCGAGCGGGCCGGGCTGGTGACCGCCGCGCAACTGGCGGCCAAGCGGCGCTATGCGGTCGTCGGGGCCTTTGCAGTGGCCGCCGTGCTGACGCCGCCCGACGCGATCAGCCAGTTCATGCTCGCGGTGCCGCTGTGGATGCTCTACGAAAGTTCGATCATCGCGATCCGCCTGACCCATTGGCGCGCGTCGCGGCGGCAGGCCCCCGCCGCACGCGAGTAAGCAAGCCGTAGCGCGGCTAAACCGGGCGGTAAGCTTGCCATCGCTGTGTTGAACTGCCCCAAACACAAGGCGGGCCCGAAATCGTCACCGGGGGGGGAGGGTTGACGACTTCGGGCCCGTGTAAGCGGATAGCGAGAGCGGGGGGGCAAAAGGTCACTATCCGAAGTATAAAACGGCGATGCGGAAAGAGGGTTCCGATCCGTTTCAGATTTTTTTGCGTCGGCGCCCCGGCACGAGAAGGCTTGCCTAGTAGCTTTCGCGCGCAGCGAAAACCGGTAGCTCGACGCTGTAATGACCCTCGGTCCGCTCCAGCGCCGAACGAAGCTGCTTGGCGAGACCCGTGATGATCCGTTCGAATTGCTGGTGCTCGGCCTGATTGGCGATCTCCGGCGACAATGCGCCGGTCGCCAGCGTGAAGCGTGCAGTGAGATCACCGGAGCGGCGCAGCGTCAGCGTGACGGGCGCATCGGGCCGGGTCAGCATGGCATGCTCGACGATCTCGGTGGTGAGAAAGGCCGTCGCCACCGCCACGTCCTGAGTCGTATTGAGGCTTTCAAGGTCGAGGTTAATGTCGAGGCGCCTTGCGCTTTCCGGCGCACTGCCGCGCAGGTTTGACGCGAGTTCGCTGATCAGCGGTCGAAGCGCGATCCCGCGATTTTCCTCGAGCTCGGCAAAGTGATTGCGGTGCACCACCGCCAGCGCGTCGACCCGCCGCCCGATCGCGGAATAGGCGTTCTGCGCGTCCTCGGATTTGGCGCTGCGGCGATGGATGTTGAGTAGCGATGCGACCACCTGGAGGTTGTTTTTGACCCGGTGATGCACCTCACGGACCAGCTTGCGCTGCCCTTCGAGCGCCTCGCCCATGTCGCGTTCGCTTTGTTCGATCCGCTCCACCGCGCGCGTAAAGGATGCTCCAAGCTCGCGGATCTCGACCGAGGGGCCAAGCCGCTCAGGAAGCTGAAGCGGGCCCTGCCCGGGTTCGTGCGCCGCGATCGACTGGCTGATCCGATGCAGGGGGGTCAACAGGAAGGTGCGCACCACCAGCCAGCTGAGCAGGGCCGCAACGATCCACATCAGGACGGGCAGGAGAAGCAGCAGTCGGTCCGCCGAGGCGATGTGGTCGATCGGCACGTCGACGGCGATTTCGACCTGCCCACCGGCGATTTTCTGGGTGAAGCGCTCCACGACGGGATCGCTGCCAAGGGCGCCCGATCGCTCGCCCTCGTCGCTGACCTGTAGCGCGCCCCCGCCGGCGATCAGGTCGAGCCCCGCGGTCCCGGCGCGCGCGGCGCTCAAGGCGGAGCGAAACTGCTCGCGGTCGAGCGATCCCGTTGCCGAGCCGCCGAAGACGCCGACCTTGTAGAACAACCGCCCGCGCTCGGGCACCAGCCACATGCGTACCTGGCCGGGCGCGACCAGCAGGGTCCGGCGGCCGCCATCGTCAGGCTCGCCGCGGGTGCACAGCTGCGTGCCGATCGGATCGGACAGCAGGAAGGAGGAAGGCGTGCCTGGGGCCGCGCCAAGCGCGCGCGTGACCCGCTCACAGGGATCGCCGCCGCCATCAAGCGCGCCATTGGCGGCGATCCGTAACGCCAGGACGTTGCGGGCGATCAGACTGTCGATGGCACGGACGGCGAGCCGACCCTGATCGTTCGCCCGCGACGACAAAGCGCTATTGGCCTGCTCGATCCCGTTGGACGCCGCGGCCACCAGAACCAGGCCAAGGGGCAGGATCGCCGCGCTCAGTAACAGCAGCAGCTTTCCGGCGGTGGGGAGCTGCCGGAACCAGTTTTGCAGAAAGGACATCAGTGGACGGACAAAACGGGGCGGACCCCGCTCAGTTCAGTTTTCCAAGAAGGTCGAGAAAATCGTCAGGGATGCTTTCCCGCACGGCCTCGTCGTACGCGCTGCGAAGAGCCTTGCTCACATCATCGGCAGCCTGCCCACGACGCTTTGTACCCTTTGCGACCTTATCCTTGCCGTCTTCTGGACGAGCCTCGTTGTTCGCACCCAACCCTTCGGTCCCCTCCCGACGCAGCGCAGCCTCTGGCAAATACCTGTCCTTATGAACGGGCGAAAAAAACCAGCCCCTAGAAACGGAGCTGCCTGCCCGTCAACTTCGAGTTGTGGCAGCCCGGTCACGAAACCAAATCGCCAATGCTTTGTTCCGTCCGCTCAACAGATAAATACTGAGAGAGTCGGGCCGCGGTTGTAGCGGATGCCCGAGGCTTGCAGTTTCGCCAACCGGCTTCCAATAGGGGCCTCAAAGAAATTACAGGAGCACCGGGATACCCATGTCGCTAGGTCAGGAACTCGCGCCTCATTTGCCATTCCTGCGGCGCTATGCCCGCGCCCTGACCGGAAGCCAGACT contains:
- a CDS encoding M48 family metalloprotease gives rise to the protein MRRVTPLSARLMLFLALGMAAAQPAAAQSILRDSETEKLFADMSKPLIEAAQLDPKNVKIVLINDPEINAFVAGGQVVYIHTGLLTQADNANQVQGVIAHELGHVAGGHVIRSGEGAKQATGISILSLVLGGLAMAAGAGEAGMGAMALGQQMAMGQFLAFTRAQETSADLAGVSYLSKAGVSGQGSIQFFKKLQNQEYRLAVYATDSYNRTHPLSSERVATLTDLYKKDPAWARPTDPALEARFQRVRAKLIGYISDKEAVLRTYPPSNQSVPAHYARAYAYHRMGDRDSALKEADALLATAPQDPFYLELKGQILLESGKPTEALEPLRQSVAKAPDQPMIQAMLGHALLATEKNDNLPEAEKVLRASIGRDNEQPFAWYQLGVIYDRKGDMPRAALATAERYSLEGEPKLALASAERALKGIPQGTPDFLRAQDIAMVSRTEVEKDRKGRGRSSK
- the argS gene encoding arginine--tRNA ligase, whose product is MSLFATFTDHLNRILDELTAAGSLPADLPRGNITVEPPRDASHGDLSTNAAMVLAKPAQTNPRALAGLLVPALQAIPGVAEVQIAGPGFINIKLADDVWREELRRIAAEGADYGLSDIGKGRRVNVEYVSANPTGPMHMGHCRGAVVGDALSRLLAAAGFAVTKEYYVNDAGSQVDTLARSAHLRYREALGEAIGDIPEGLYPGDYLKPVGALLAAEYGDRMVSAPEAEWLPAFREKTVAAMLDLIRHDLSLLGVHHDLFSSEAEVVASGAAERAMESLRARDLVYEGVLEAPKGKAPEDWEPVELTLFRSTNFGDDQDRPMKKSDGSWTYFGVDTAYHLQKLERSDELINIWGADHSGTVKRTQAAVAALAGRDVLDVKLVQMVQLLRAGEPVKMSKRAGNFVTLADVVREVGKDVVRFIMLTKRPDTMLDFDFAKVVEASKDNPVFYVQYAHARISSLKRKAAEAGLAAGEADLSLLDAEELALVRHASQYPRVVEAAALAHEPHRIAFYVYDLAAAFHALWNRGNDDPSRRFLIEGEPQLSAARLALASAVAQVIGNGLALMGVEAAEEMR
- a CDS encoding SPOR domain-containing protein, whose translation is MATPTERLSWRHDEPPAPAAAIVQPGKGGSMWPWYLLLLLLVAAVGAGAWWLSTGKEAPPPQLPAEESLPIPVSQAPTSEPPMAPEMPVNEAVPEIDAPPPAAVTNAPPVARAPERRPSARASSAGTADGNSSRTIFPADDAAPAPSVQSPGLTAAYNPRPYSGRVVQLGAFPTRKQAEDEWKRVTRRYPYLTTKTKMVNTVDVVGLGTRRPTRMYRLQLGTSSQAQSVVICQQLERAGLSCVVVY
- a CDS encoding SPOR domain-containing protein → MSGEPLPWLEPVEDEDEPPALSARKMGAAILVVLLAAALIAGTLYWLGRNNASEGTGAPELIKAEPGPVKIKPDNPGGIDVAGDSETAFATGAGEKVDGQLDLDAVPEEAIARPQPKPPAAPAAEQAPAAKEPAAPPPAPAAANQVQLGFYGSASEAEAAWKTLSGRFPVIAGSGKIVVPYQSGQRLRAGFGSAAEARAACQLLKAAGDACFVVR
- the nagZ gene encoding beta-N-acetylhexosaminidase, with the translated sequence MQAAIYGLSGLALTADERAFFLDIDPAGYILFARNCGDPDQLKALTAALRDLHGREDLPILIDQEGGRVMRMKPPAWPPLPAGGAFEKLYRTAPSSAIEAARMNARAIGLLLAAHGINVNCAPMLDVRQPDADQIMGDRAYGTEPMQVAAIGRAVLDGLSSAGVVGVVKHIPGHGRATVDSHKELPRVGASAEELDIDLEPFETLREAPMGMVAHILFEAWDREHPSSQSPFIIDEIIRKRIAFPGLLMTDDIGMEALAGSAGERSAAAIAAGCDLTLHCSGKFDEMLDVAAHVGAMTTDAEGRLARAMAGAMLGASEGPDFAEAAAVRDELLALA
- a CDS encoding ScpA family protein translates to MSLLPEPQEDVLQLHLEGFEGPLDLLLTLARTQKVDLHQISILTLVEQYLDYLENARALRLEIAADHLVMAAWLAYLKSCLLLPKDPTQDPSPEELATLLQLRLQRLDAMRDAGARLMGRDRLGRDVFARGAPEGLRQVRKSKWEVSLFELAAAYGQLRARSAPVMHVVARRAVVTLEDAIERVSGLIGTAIDWTELQRFLEPTTDPDRARSSLASSFVAALELARQGRVDLRQAEPFARLELRMACK
- the scpB gene encoding SMC-Scp complex subunit ScpB, with translation MSDAAYTRAVEAVLFAAAEPLREQDILAHAGEGDLSAAFAALQELYADRGVHLVSRGDRWHFETAPDLAHLLRRTREEPRRLGRAATETLSIIAYHEPVSRAEIEAIRGVQTSKGTLDVLMEAGWIRPAGRREGPGRPLLYATTADFLTHFGLGSRRDLPGIDDLRAAGLLDPMPALQLVSDEQDA
- a CDS encoding twin-arginine translocase TatA/TatE family subunit codes for the protein MGGFSLIHWLILGVVILLLFGGNRFSTMMGDVAKGLKSFKHGMADDEEDERRRKAEEARRLGSTDRPIDVTPHPRAADPVAPPPPSDTLPR
- a CDS encoding twin-arginine translocase subunit TatB, which translates into the protein MIIALAALIFIGPKELPTAMRTVGRWVGRARAHARHFTAGIENMMREAELEEMEKRWRDENERIMRDHPVAAPYVGAPDALGAPVTETPPLATEPSHAPPEATMDDEPGLPLPDPETHKRELP
- the tatC gene encoding twin-arginine translocase subunit TatC, coding for MRDLDDSKAPLFEHLVELRKRLLICIAVIVVAFFACYYFARPIFAFLVQPLKDAGQDRVIYTDVFEAFWVQVKVALFAALMICFPVIATQIWRFVAPGLYAREKRAVLPFLLMTPIFFGGGAAFAYYLAMPWALHFLLGFEGDIGGVSQEALPGVGNYLSFVTRFLFGFGVAFLLPILLMLLERAGLVTAAQLAAKRRYAVVGAFAVAAVLTPPDAISQFMLAVPLWMLYESSIIAIRLTHWRASRRQAPAARE
- a CDS encoding sensor histidine kinase, which codes for MSFLQNWFRQLPTAGKLLLLLSAAILPLGLVLVAAASNGIEQANSALSSRANDQGRLAVRAIDSLIARNVLALRIAANGALDGGGDPCERVTRALGAAPGTPSSFLLSDPIGTQLCTRGEPDDGGRRTLLVAPGQVRMWLVPERGRLFYKVGVFGGSATGSLDREQFRSALSAARAGTAGLDLIAGGGALQVSDEGERSGALGSDPVVERFTQKIAGGQVEIAVDVPIDHIASADRLLLLLPVLMWIVAALLSWLVVRTFLLTPLHRISQSIAAHEPGQGPLQLPERLGPSVEIRELGASFTRAVERIEQSERDMGEALEGQRKLVREVHHRVKNNLQVVASLLNIHRRSAKSEDAQNAYSAIGRRVDALAVVHRNHFAELEENRGIALRPLISELASNLRGSAPESARRLDINLDLESLNTTQDVAVATAFLTTEIVEHAMLTRPDAPVTLTLRRSGDLTARFTLATGALSPEIANQAEHQQFERIITGLAKQLRSALERTEGHYSVELPVFAARESY
- a CDS encoding NepR family anti-sigma factor, with amino-acid sequence MPEAALRREGTEGLGANNEARPEDGKDKVAKGTKRRGQAADDVSKALRSAYDEAVRESIPDDFLDLLGKLN